A genomic window from Nicotiana sylvestris chromosome 11, ASM39365v2, whole genome shotgun sequence includes:
- the LOC138882081 gene encoding uncharacterized protein: protein MKDSKVVLKGMRHAELEKWVQSHGYKPAQALMLWKRLYGNNINIWAQCNEELEGLNKDFRKMLSEHAEFKTLNLKDILTASDGTKKVSHLLFSPASAGGAEGVFPIKGQLKRDLLFNSESSLGRFMVSLVTG from the exons ATGAAGGACTCAAAAGTGGTTTTGAAAGGAATGAGGCATGCTGAACTTGAG AAATGGGTTCAGTCACATGGTTATAAGCCTGCTCAGGCTCTAATGTTGTGGAAACGTCTTTACGGGAATAATATTAATATTTGGGCGCAATGCAATGAGGAACTAGAAG GTTTGAATAAAGATTTCAGGAAAATGTTGAGTGAACATGCTGAATTTAAGACGTTAAACTTGAAGGATATTTTGACAGCGTCTGATGGAACTAAAAAG gtgtcacaccttcttttttcaCCCGCGTCAGCTGGGGGCGcagaaggagtttttccaattaaaggacaattgaaacgggatttattatttaattcagagtcgtcacttgggagatttatggtgtccctagtcaccggttga